A genomic region of bacterium contains the following coding sequences:
- a CDS encoding epimerase has product MRVLILGGGVFLGRALARAFLARGWETVCLTRGRSRPGPVEGVRLVAGDRRRAQDLAALGEQEWDAVVDTCAYRPADLEAPLEVLGGRCDCWLLVSTISVYAPPYPVHPDETAPLLPPVDPLAELAPHYGALKAMCEDLVADELGERALIVRPGLIVGPEDPSERFTWWVRELAACGAEGRDPAWPDAARQPCQLIDGRDLAGFCAHLLAEGASGAVHAAGPDPAPRLVDVLAAMARQVAPACRPRPLPEEAWREAGLRPWADLPLWLPESEYESFNLDLGAATGAGLRLRPLEETVRDTLAWLREHAPQGRGPGLAELTARVEAHGRG; this is encoded by the coding sequence CGCAGCCGGCCGGGTCCGGTGGAGGGCGTGCGGCTGGTGGCGGGGGACCGCCGCCGGGCACAGGATCTGGCCGCCCTGGGGGAGCAGGAATGGGACGCGGTGGTGGACACCTGCGCCTATCGACCGGCCGACCTCGAGGCGCCCCTGGAGGTCCTGGGCGGACGCTGCGACTGCTGGCTGCTCGTCTCGACCATCAGCGTCTATGCTCCGCCCTATCCGGTCCATCCGGACGAGACGGCCCCCCTGTTGCCGCCGGTCGATCCGCTGGCCGAGCTGGCGCCCCATTACGGGGCGCTCAAGGCCATGTGCGAGGATCTGGTGGCCGACGAGCTGGGGGAGCGCGCCCTCATCGTCCGCCCGGGCCTGATCGTCGGCCCGGAGGATCCCAGCGAGCGCTTCACCTGGTGGGTGCGCGAGCTGGCCGCCTGCGGGGCCGAGGGGCGGGATCCGGCCTGGCCCGACGCGGCGCGCCAGCCCTGCCAGCTGATCGACGGGCGCGACCTGGCCGGCTTCTGCGCCCATCTCCTGGCCGAGGGGGCGAGCGGCGCCGTGCATGCGGCCGGTCCGGACCCGGCGCCCCGGCTGGTGGATGTCCTGGCGGCCATGGCCCGGCAAGTGGCCCCCGCCTGCCGGCCGCGCCCGCTGCCGGAGGAGGCTTGGCGGGAGGCCGGCCTGCGGCCCTGGGCCGATCTCCCCCTCTGGCTGCCCGAGTCCGAGTACGAATCCTTCAACCTGGATCTGGGCGCCGCCACCGGCGCCGGGCTGCGCCTGCGCCCCCTGGAGGAGACGGTGCGCGACACTCTGGCCTGGCTGCGTGAACACGCCCCGCAGGGCCGCGGCCCCGGCCTGGCCGAGCTGACGGCCCGGGTGGAGGCGCATGGCAGGGGCTGA
- the coaE gene encoding dephospho-CoA kinase (Dephospho-CoA kinase (CoaE) performs the final step in coenzyme A biosynthesis.), with protein MAGAEHRSGPPGRRRRIALTGGIGAGKSLLASWLRQAGCLVLDADELGRRAVEEEPALREGLAAAFGRDLIDQAGRLDRRELGRRAFATPDALERLNALVFPYLERRLREGLQHAADLVFVDAALIYEWGIDPLFDEIWVVRASDEARLARAAARLGEGAAALRRRLERQLPQEEKVRRADRVLDNDTAPEDLWVRADRLLEQLGLPRLPPASRPGGNKDQGKGPACPTSHAS; from the coding sequence ATGGCAGGGGCTGAGCACCGGAGCGGCCCGCCCGGCCGGCGGCGGCGCATCGCCCTCACGGGCGGCATCGGCGCCGGCAAGAGCCTGCTCGCCTCCTGGCTGCGGCAGGCGGGCTGCCTCGTGCTCGACGCCGACGAGCTGGGCCGCCGGGCGGTGGAGGAGGAGCCCGCCCTGCGCGAGGGGCTGGCCGCGGCGTTCGGCCGGGACCTGATCGACCAGGCGGGCCGCCTGGACCGGCGGGAGCTGGGGCGGCGCGCCTTCGCCACGCCCGATGCCCTGGAGCGGCTCAACGCCCTGGTCTTTCCTTACCTTGAGCGTCGCCTGCGGGAAGGACTCCAGCACGCCGCGGACCTGGTCTTCGTGGACGCGGCCCTCATCTACGAATGGGGCATCGACCCTCTCTTCGACGAGATCTGGGTGGTGCGGGCGAGCGACGAGGCGCGGCTGGCCCGGGCCGCCGCCCGCCTGGGGGAAGGGGCGGCCGCGCTGAGGCGGCGTCTGGAGCGGCAGCTTCCCCAGGAGGAAAAGGTCCGCCGCGCCGACCGCGTGCTGGACAACGACACCGCCCCGGAGGATCTCTGGGTGCGGGCGGACCGCCTGCTGGAACAGCTGGGACTGCCGCGCCTGCCGCCCGCCAGCCGGCCCGGCGGGAACAAGGACCAAGGGAAAGGCCCGGCATGCCCCACCTCGCACGCCTCCTGA